The proteins below are encoded in one region of Micromonospora yangpuensis:
- a CDS encoding M14 family zinc carboxypeptidase: MRYRRTTAGVFSALLAATLAATAVPAQAQGGPALAAWQQAEPNQVQGLTVVQGDGYATLSWTALAGASDYQIERTPLAADGTAAGPAVISGVWRPNRQINNTSPTFADAGFAPGTRWQWRVRARVGTDPQPYSAPVADTTRAHWGAPDTPGQNLRTQWENTLGAQYTSDVDEYAYTAALDALSDRVRVVEIGRTIGNRPINMFVIGYPTPPATPAAVAATNPLMVNCNVHGNEPGDREACLIMARQLAFTDDAATLDRLSKTTMLIVPTLNGDGRAANSRGNSTGQDLNRDYSLIRQPETRAFVEMVRDYRPIAGYDGHEYGNSNTGDLPMLPPRHQNVAKGIFDESQHMIEGHMYTEGAKDGWWACPYGCTGANVGLGEETILRNTLGLKNVVNSLLELRSSGGPTRPDEGNTANNRRRKTYSALWTFHQFLTYHNANLTKITTARAEAITSQAANAGRIVFRGSRPIEAYPAPHPGENPPPLDAPTPERILEQAPCAYRLTEEQYLGARTDGPEGGRTTVAQRLAAHGWQVVKVGDEYLVPLTQPERGLVPLLLDGQAVEGLVAGERVNPNLTGTRNGPLTVTGVTCVDGATLRGPVRVQPGAVLIVTGTSINGPVDATGAAGVFLTGSTVNGPVRVVGTRGPVSVVGTRVSGPVDVVNNAGSAPLLAGNTVNGPLSCTGNAVPPVNLEVANAVSGPKSAQCSRL; the protein is encoded by the coding sequence ATGAGATACAGACGGACCACGGCCGGTGTCTTCTCCGCGCTGCTCGCCGCCACCCTCGCGGCCACGGCGGTGCCCGCCCAGGCCCAGGGCGGCCCGGCGCTCGCCGCCTGGCAGCAGGCGGAGCCGAACCAGGTTCAGGGCCTCACGGTCGTGCAGGGCGACGGGTACGCGACGTTGTCCTGGACCGCGCTCGCCGGCGCCAGCGACTACCAGATCGAACGCACCCCGCTGGCCGCCGACGGCACCGCCGCCGGCCCGGCGGTGATCTCCGGCGTCTGGCGTCCGAACCGTCAGATCAACAACACCTCGCCGACCTTCGCCGACGCCGGTTTCGCCCCCGGCACCCGGTGGCAGTGGCGGGTGCGGGCCCGCGTCGGCACCGACCCGCAGCCGTACTCGGCCCCGGTGGCCGACACCACCCGCGCCCACTGGGGCGCACCGGACACCCCCGGCCAGAACCTGCGCACCCAGTGGGAGAACACCCTCGGCGCGCAGTACACCAGCGACGTCGACGAGTACGCCTACACCGCGGCGCTCGACGCGCTCAGCGACCGGGTCCGGGTCGTGGAGATCGGCCGCACCATCGGCAACCGGCCGATCAACATGTTCGTCATCGGCTACCCCACCCCGCCGGCCACCCCGGCGGCGGTGGCCGCGACGAACCCGCTGATGGTCAACTGCAACGTGCACGGCAACGAGCCCGGTGACCGCGAGGCCTGCCTGATCATGGCCCGGCAGCTCGCCTTCACCGACGACGCCGCCACCCTCGACCGGCTGTCCAAGACCACCATGCTGATCGTGCCCACCCTCAACGGCGACGGACGCGCGGCCAACAGCCGTGGCAACTCCACCGGTCAGGACCTGAACCGGGACTACTCGCTGATCCGCCAGCCGGAGACCCGGGCCTTCGTCGAGATGGTCCGGGACTACCGGCCGATCGCCGGCTACGACGGCCACGAGTACGGCAACTCCAACACCGGTGACCTGCCGATGCTGCCGCCACGCCACCAGAACGTGGCCAAGGGCATCTTCGACGAGTCGCAGCACATGATCGAGGGCCACATGTACACCGAGGGGGCCAAGGACGGCTGGTGGGCCTGCCCGTACGGCTGCACCGGGGCCAACGTGGGGCTGGGCGAGGAGACCATCCTGCGCAACACCCTGGGGCTGAAGAACGTGGTCAACTCGCTGCTGGAGCTGCGCAGCTCCGGTGGCCCGACCCGGCCCGACGAGGGCAACACGGCCAACAACCGCCGGCGCAAGACGTACTCGGCGCTCTGGACGTTCCACCAGTTCCTGACCTACCACAACGCCAACCTGACGAAGATCACCACGGCGCGGGCGGAGGCGATCACCTCCCAGGCCGCCAACGCCGGCCGGATCGTCTTCCGGGGCTCCCGCCCGATCGAGGCCTACCCGGCCCCGCACCCGGGTGAGAACCCGCCGCCGCTGGACGCCCCCACCCCGGAGCGGATCCTCGAGCAGGCGCCCTGCGCGTACCGGTTGACCGAGGAGCAGTACCTCGGGGCGCGTACCGACGGGCCGGAGGGCGGGCGTACCACCGTGGCGCAGCGGCTCGCCGCGCACGGCTGGCAGGTCGTCAAGGTCGGCGACGAGTACCTGGTGCCGCTGACCCAGCCGGAGCGGGGCCTGGTGCCGCTGCTGCTCGACGGGCAGGCCGTCGAGGGCCTGGTCGCCGGGGAGCGGGTCAACCCGAACCTGACCGGCACCCGCAACGGCCCGCTGACGGTCACCGGCGTGACCTGCGTCGACGGCGCCACCCTGCGGGGCCCCGTCCGGGTCCAGCCGGGTGCGGTCCTGATCGTCACCGGCACCTCGATCAACGGTCCGGTCGACGCCACCGGCGCCGCCGGGGTCTTCCTGACCGGCAGCACCGTCAACGGCCCGGTCCGGGTCGTCGGCACCCGGGGCCCGGTCTCCGTGGTCGGCACCCGGGTCAGCGGCCCGGTCGACGTGGTCAACAACGCCGGCAGCGCGCCGCTGCTGGCCGGCAACACCGTCAACGGCCCGCTGAGCTGCACCGGCAACGCCGTACCGCCGGTCAACCTGGAGGTCGCCAACGCGGTGTCGGGTCCGAAGTCCGCGCAGTGCTCGCGCCTGTGA
- a CDS encoding fasciclin domain-containing protein gives MSDTVTARLRPTSPLGWPATGSGIVRRRRVLTGATLAMLIALTGCTGSTGPEPAQGPAQTVPVAVAGPLCDALPSGTEPGNPNSLAGQTPDQALTWIPVLTTFEAAVRATGLAAELAPAGGVTILAPTDDAFRAKFSTDNVDELLLKKTDTLRDLLREHVVTGAHSAAELATAGTVTTLTGSTLTVTAAGAGARVADRAETVCADYRAAGARIHVVDAVLGNLPDTAHEEEHHH, from the coding sequence GTGTCCGACACCGTAACCGCGCGGCTACGGCCGACGTCGCCACTGGGGTGGCCCGCGACCGGGTCCGGGATCGTCCGCCGGCGGCGGGTGCTGACCGGGGCGACACTGGCCATGCTGATCGCCCTCACCGGGTGTACCGGCTCGACCGGGCCGGAGCCGGCCCAAGGCCCGGCGCAGACCGTCCCCGTCGCGGTCGCCGGTCCGCTCTGCGACGCGCTGCCTTCGGGCACCGAACCGGGCAACCCGAACTCGCTGGCGGGACAGACCCCCGACCAGGCGCTCACCTGGATCCCGGTGCTCACCACCTTCGAGGCGGCGGTGCGGGCCACCGGGCTGGCCGCCGAGTTGGCACCCGCCGGAGGCGTGACCATCCTCGCCCCGACCGACGACGCCTTCCGCGCCAAGTTCTCCACCGACAACGTGGACGAGTTGCTGCTCAAGAAGACCGACACGCTTCGCGACCTGCTGCGGGAGCACGTGGTCACCGGCGCGCACTCGGCGGCCGAACTGGCCACCGCCGGCACCGTGACCACCCTGACCGGCAGCACCCTCACGGTCACCGCCGCCGGGGCCGGGGCCCGGGTGGCCGACCGGGCGGAGACGGTCTGCGCCGACTACCGGGCCGCCGGGGCCCGCATCCACGTCGTCGACGCGGTGCTGGGTAACCTGCCGGACACCGCCCACGAGGAGGAACACCACCACTGA
- the glgX gene encoding glycogen debranching protein GlgX, with protein sequence MLVWPGERYPLGATYDGMGTNFAIFSEVAESIELCLFDEWDTGAERRVRLREVDAYVWHAYIPGIEPGQRYGYRVHGPYDPANGVRCNPHKLLIDPYAKAVDGEISWDPAVYDYVLGEPDRMSETDSAPFMPKSVVVNPYFDWSNDKPPRIPYHRSVIYEAHVRGLTMRHPGVPEEMRGTYAALGTPAMIDYFKQLGVTAVELMPVHEFVHDHRLADLGLRNYWGYNTIGFFAPHHGYSALGRLGQQVQEFRGMVKALHAAGIEVILDVVYNHTAEGNHLGPTLSFKGVDNPSYYRLSESDRRYYVDYTGTGNSLNVRSPHSLQLIMDSLRYWVTEMHVDGFRFDLAATLAREFYEVDRLSTFFEVVQQDPIVSQVKLIAEPWDVGPGGYQVGNFPPVWTEWNGKYRDTVRDFWRGEPATLAEFASRISGSADLYQDDGRKPFHSINFVTCHDGFTLNDLVSYNDKHNEANGEDNRDGESHNRSWNCGVEGPTEDEGVLALRARQRRNFLATLILSQGVPMIGHGDELARTQHGNNNAYCQDSELAWVDWSAVDTDLLAFVQRLTAFRAQHPVFRRRRFFDGRLVRTRGAGEPLPDLGWYTPDGREMTGEDWGNDFGRSVMLFVNGDGLTERGQYGQRHDDTSFILCFNAHDAPLDFTLPGTDFGQRWDLVINTAEPDPEKTTTVEAGGVLCVPDRSLLVLERTAR encoded by the coding sequence ATGCTGGTCTGGCCGGGCGAGCGCTATCCCCTGGGAGCCACCTACGACGGGATGGGCACCAACTTCGCGATCTTCTCGGAGGTGGCCGAGTCGATCGAGTTGTGCCTGTTCGACGAGTGGGACACCGGCGCGGAGCGTCGGGTCCGCCTGCGCGAGGTGGACGCCTACGTCTGGCACGCCTACATCCCGGGCATCGAGCCGGGGCAGCGGTACGGCTACCGGGTGCACGGGCCGTACGACCCGGCGAACGGGGTCCGCTGCAACCCGCACAAGCTGCTGATCGACCCGTACGCCAAGGCGGTCGACGGCGAGATCAGCTGGGATCCGGCGGTCTACGACTACGTGCTGGGTGAGCCGGACCGGATGTCGGAGACCGATTCCGCGCCGTTCATGCCCAAGTCCGTGGTGGTCAACCCGTACTTCGACTGGAGCAACGACAAGCCGCCCCGCATCCCGTACCACCGTTCGGTGATCTACGAGGCACACGTGCGCGGGTTGACCATGCGCCACCCCGGCGTGCCCGAGGAGATGCGCGGCACGTACGCGGCGCTCGGCACCCCCGCCATGATCGACTATTTCAAGCAGCTCGGGGTCACCGCCGTCGAGCTGATGCCGGTGCACGAGTTCGTGCACGACCACCGCCTGGCCGACCTGGGCCTGCGCAACTACTGGGGCTACAACACCATCGGCTTCTTCGCCCCGCACCACGGCTACTCGGCGCTGGGTCGGCTGGGTCAGCAGGTGCAGGAGTTCCGGGGGATGGTCAAGGCGCTGCACGCGGCGGGCATCGAGGTGATCCTCGACGTGGTCTACAACCACACCGCCGAGGGCAACCACCTGGGCCCGACGCTGAGCTTCAAGGGCGTGGACAACCCCAGCTACTACCGGCTGAGCGAGTCCGACCGCCGCTACTACGTCGACTACACCGGCACCGGCAACAGCCTCAACGTGCGCAGCCCGCACTCGCTGCAGCTGATCATGGACTCGCTGCGGTACTGGGTCACCGAGATGCACGTCGACGGCTTCCGCTTCGACCTGGCCGCCACCCTGGCCCGCGAGTTCTACGAGGTCGACCGCCTCTCCACCTTCTTCGAGGTGGTCCAGCAGGACCCGATCGTCAGCCAGGTCAAGCTGATCGCCGAGCCGTGGGACGTCGGCCCCGGTGGATACCAGGTAGGCAACTTCCCGCCGGTGTGGACCGAGTGGAACGGCAAGTACCGCGACACCGTCCGGGACTTCTGGCGGGGTGAGCCGGCCACCCTGGCCGAGTTCGCCTCCCGGATCTCCGGCTCGGCCGACCTCTACCAGGACGACGGGCGCAAGCCGTTCCACAGCATCAACTTCGTCACCTGCCACGACGGGTTCACCCTCAACGACCTGGTGTCGTACAACGACAAGCACAACGAGGCCAACGGCGAGGACAACCGCGACGGCGAGAGCCACAACCGGTCCTGGAACTGCGGGGTCGAGGGCCCCACCGAGGACGAGGGGGTGCTGGCCCTGCGGGCCCGGCAGCGCCGCAACTTCCTGGCCACGCTGATCCTGTCCCAGGGCGTGCCGATGATCGGGCACGGCGACGAGCTGGCCCGGACCCAGCACGGCAACAACAACGCGTACTGCCAGGACAGCGAGCTGGCCTGGGTGGACTGGTCGGCCGTCGACACCGACCTGCTGGCCTTCGTCCAACGGCTCACCGCGTTCCGCGCCCAGCACCCGGTCTTCCGCCGGCGCCGCTTCTTCGACGGCCGGCTGGTGCGCACCCGGGGCGCCGGCGAGCCCCTGCCCGACCTGGGCTGGTACACCCCGGACGGGCGGGAGATGACCGGCGAGGACTGGGGCAACGACTTCGGCCGCTCGGTGATGCTCTTCGTCAACGGCGACGGGCTCACCGAGCGCGGCCAGTACGGCCAGCGCCACGACGACACCTCGTTCATCCTCTGCTTCAACGCCCACGACGCCCCGCTGGACTTCACCCTGCCCGGCACCGACTTCGGCCAACGCTGGGACCTGGTGATCAACACGGCCGAACCGGATCCGGAGAAGACGACGACGGTCGAGGCGGGCGGCGTGCTCTGCGTGCCGGACCGCTCCCTGCTGGTGCTGGAGAGGACGGCCCGGTGA
- a CDS encoding response regulator transcription factor, whose translation MRVLLVEDDLRVASALSAALRRRGYEVVQAMTAAEAVQAGPVDLVLLDLTLPDRDGIEVCRRLRQHDEGVAIIAVTARAEERDRVAGLRAGADDYVVKPYSMVELQARIEAVMRRAARTPRPTNALQVGSLRIDVDARRVWVADREVGLARKEFDLLLALARQAGTVVPRDRLQLDVWQTTWATSHTLDVHVAALRGKLDTVGLVETVRGVGYRLRAG comes from the coding sequence TTGCGGGTGCTTCTGGTAGAAGACGACCTGCGCGTGGCGTCGGCCCTCTCCGCCGCACTGCGCCGCCGGGGATACGAGGTCGTCCAGGCCATGACGGCGGCGGAGGCGGTCCAGGCGGGTCCGGTCGACCTCGTCCTGCTCGACCTCACCCTGCCCGACCGCGACGGCATCGAGGTGTGCCGGCGGCTGCGCCAGCACGACGAGGGAGTGGCCATCATCGCGGTCACCGCCCGCGCCGAGGAACGCGACCGGGTGGCCGGGCTACGCGCCGGCGCCGACGACTACGTGGTGAAGCCGTACTCGATGGTGGAGTTGCAGGCCCGCATCGAGGCGGTGATGCGCCGGGCGGCGCGCACCCCCCGGCCGACGAACGCCCTGCAGGTCGGCAGCCTGCGCATCGACGTCGACGCCCGGCGGGTCTGGGTGGCCGACCGGGAGGTCGGCCTGGCCCGTAAGGAGTTCGACCTGCTGCTGGCCCTGGCCCGGCAGGCCGGCACGGTGGTGCCCCGCGACCGGCTGCAACTGGACGTCTGGCAGACCACCTGGGCCACCAGTCACACCCTCGACGTCCACGTCGCCGCCCTGCGCGGCAAGCTCGACACCGTCGGTCTGGTGGAGACCGTGCGCGGGGTGGGCTACCGGTTACGCGCCGGCTGA
- a CDS encoding citrate synthase, whose amino-acid sequence MTEVKLDHPGGQLSMPVQSAVEGPPGVGVSKLLKETGLVTYDPGFVNTASCSSAITYIDGDAGILRYRGYPIDQLAEKSSFLEVSYLLIYGELPSETQLAEFSQRIQRHSLLHEEMRRFFDGFPRDAHPMAVLSSAVSAISTFYQDSLDPFDAEHVEMSTVRLMAKVPTIASYAYKKSIGQPLLYPENSLGYVENFLRMTFGVPAEPFEVDPVMAKVLDMLFILHADHEQNCSTSTVRLVGSSNANLFASVSAGVNALFGPLHGGANQAVLEMLEKIQASGGDVQSFVRKVKDKEEGVKLMGFGHRVYKNYDPRAAIVKKAAQDVLGRMNKPDPLLDIAMQLEEIALADDFFVSRRLYPNVDFYTGLIYKAMGFPTKMFTVLFALGRLPGWIAQYREMLGDPETKIGRPRQLYTGAPERDYVPATQR is encoded by the coding sequence ATGACGGAAGTCAAGCTCGATCACCCCGGTGGGCAGCTGTCGATGCCGGTGCAGAGCGCGGTCGAGGGCCCCCCGGGTGTCGGGGTGAGCAAGCTGCTGAAGGAAACCGGTCTGGTCACCTACGACCCCGGTTTCGTCAACACCGCATCCTGCTCCTCCGCGATCACCTACATCGACGGTGACGCGGGCATCCTGCGGTACCGGGGTTACCCGATCGACCAACTGGCCGAGAAGTCCTCCTTCCTGGAGGTCTCGTACCTGCTCATCTACGGCGAGCTGCCCAGCGAGACGCAGCTCGCCGAGTTCAGCCAGCGCATCCAGCGGCACTCGCTGCTGCACGAGGAGATGCGTCGCTTCTTCGACGGCTTCCCCCGCGACGCGCACCCGATGGCCGTGCTCTCCTCGGCGGTCAGCGCGATCTCCACCTTCTACCAGGACAGCCTGGACCCGTTCGACGCCGAGCACGTGGAGATGTCCACGGTCCGGCTGATGGCCAAGGTCCCGACGATCGCCTCGTACGCCTACAAGAAGTCGATCGGGCAGCCGCTGCTGTACCCGGAGAACTCCCTGGGCTACGTGGAGAACTTCCTGCGGATGACCTTCGGCGTGCCGGCGGAGCCCTTCGAGGTCGACCCGGTGATGGCCAAGGTGCTGGACATGCTGTTCATCCTGCACGCCGACCACGAGCAGAACTGCTCCACGTCGACCGTGCGGCTGGTCGGCTCCAGCAACGCCAACCTGTTCGCCTCGGTCTCGGCCGGGGTGAACGCGCTGTTCGGGCCGTTGCACGGCGGGGCGAACCAGGCCGTGCTGGAGATGCTGGAGAAGATCCAGGCCTCCGGCGGCGACGTCCAGTCCTTCGTCCGCAAGGTCAAGGACAAGGAGGAGGGCGTCAAGCTGATGGGCTTCGGCCACCGGGTCTACAAGAACTACGACCCGCGGGCCGCCATTGTCAAGAAGGCCGCCCAGGACGTGCTCGGCCGGATGAACAAGCCGGACCCGCTGCTGGACATCGCGATGCAGCTGGAGGAGATCGCGCTCGCCGACGACTTCTTCGTGTCCCGCCGGCTCTACCCGAACGTGGACTTCTACACCGGTCTGATCTACAAGGCGATGGGCTTCCCGACGAAGATGTTCACCGTGCTGTTCGCCCTGGGCCGGCTGCCCGGCTGGATCGCACAGTACCGCGAGATGCTCGGTGACCCGGAGACCAAGATCGGCCGTCCGCGTCAGCTCTACACCGGCGCCCCCGAGCGGGACTACGTACCCGCCACGCAGCGCTGA
- a CDS encoding glycosyltransferase family 4 protein, whose product MTTLRVGEHLAHAVDRSCRPTLTSRTQPPAASGAGPRKRRILMLSWEYPPVLVGGLGRHVHALSIALVAAGHDVTVVTRHTEGAPIEEYADGVRIVRAAEDPVTFPLATSSLLAWTMAFNHTLTRAALRATEADSYDVIHAHDWLVAHTAMTLRDHLDIPLVSTIHATEAGRHQGWLPEEMNRTIHGVEQWLSGESNRVIVCSGYMRDEVGALFGVGTDRVDVVPNGVEPHRWRVPTSAVTSARTRFAGDGPLVTFAGRLVYEKGVQHLVAGLPRLRERHPGLRVVIAGDGPYKPALEAEVHRLGLGGAVTMPGFLGGTDLPALMAASDCFAVPSIYEPFGMVALEGAAAGAPLAVAATGGLAEIVEPGVTGMTFAPQDPDGLVEAVHALLSDTERSRTLARRARRMVHEQYGWPAIAQRTATSYATAIAQSAAFTAARAEARMTRGRSAVAVPEGNLLAAAGLR is encoded by the coding sequence GTGACGACCTTGCGGGTCGGCGAGCACCTCGCACACGCCGTGGACCGGTCCTGCCGGCCCACCCTGACCTCCCGCACCCAGCCCCCCGCCGCGTCCGGCGCGGGGCCCCGCAAGCGCCGCATCCTGATGCTCTCCTGGGAGTACCCGCCGGTCCTCGTCGGTGGTCTCGGCCGACACGTGCACGCGCTGTCCATCGCGCTGGTCGCCGCCGGGCACGACGTCACCGTGGTCACCCGGCACACCGAGGGCGCGCCCATCGAGGAGTACGCCGACGGGGTACGCATCGTGCGCGCCGCCGAGGACCCGGTCACCTTCCCACTGGCCACCAGCAGCCTGCTGGCCTGGACGATGGCCTTCAACCACACCCTGACCCGGGCCGCCCTGCGCGCCACCGAAGCCGACAGCTACGACGTCATCCACGCCCACGACTGGCTCGTCGCGCACACCGCGATGACGCTGCGCGACCACCTGGACATCCCCCTGGTGAGCACGATCCACGCCACCGAGGCCGGCCGGCACCAGGGCTGGCTGCCCGAGGAGATGAACCGCACCATCCACGGCGTCGAGCAGTGGCTCAGCGGGGAGTCGAACCGGGTGATCGTCTGCTCCGGGTACATGCGCGACGAGGTGGGCGCGCTGTTCGGGGTGGGCACCGACCGGGTCGACGTGGTGCCCAACGGCGTCGAGCCGCACCGCTGGCGGGTGCCGACCTCGGCGGTCACCTCGGCGCGGACCCGGTTCGCCGGTGACGGTCCACTGGTGACCTTCGCCGGTCGCCTGGTCTACGAGAAGGGCGTGCAGCACCTGGTCGCCGGGCTGCCCCGGCTGCGCGAACGCCACCCGGGGCTGCGGGTGGTCATCGCCGGGGACGGGCCGTACAAGCCGGCCCTGGAGGCCGAGGTGCACCGGCTGGGTCTGGGCGGCGCGGTCACCATGCCGGGCTTCCTCGGCGGCACCGACCTGCCGGCGTTGATGGCCGCCTCGGACTGCTTCGCGGTGCCGAGCATCTACGAGCCGTTCGGCATGGTGGCCCTGGAGGGGGCCGCCGCCGGGGCGCCGCTGGCCGTGGCCGCCACCGGTGGGCTGGCCGAGATCGTCGAACCCGGTGTCACCGGGATGACGTTCGCCCCGCAGGACCCCGACGGGCTGGTCGAGGCGGTGCACGCCCTGCTCTCGGACACCGAGCGGTCCCGCACCCTGGCCCGCCGGGCCCGCCGGATGGTGCACGAGCAGTACGGCTGGCCGGCCATCGCGCAGCGGACCGCGACCAGCTACGCCACCGCGATCGCGCAGTCCGCGGCGTTCACCGCCGCCCGCGCCGAAGCCCGGATGACGCGTGGCCGGTCGGCCGTCGCGGTGCCCGAGGGCAACCTGCTCGCCGCCGCCGGCCTGCGCTGA
- a CDS encoding sulfatase-like hydrolase/transferase: MAEPVVAAEPSAVDAPASAPAPARWRAELRRLLEVVALVGLVVTQPLLDVLGRSPDFFLFHGATAADVAALVALIALLPTVAVAVLGGVSRLAGRRVRAAVHTLLVALLVAALAVQVGRHLTGLRGVPLLAAAVGVGILCGYVHRRFAAPGRVLRVAAVGPLVFVTLFALVSPTSAVLLPRGPGGAAGVGHGTGPRPPVVLLVLDEFPLVSLLGPDGRIDAARYPHFAELAQGSTWYRAASGVSGWTPYALPAMLTGRYPAEPVAPHYSQYPDNLFTALGDFYDIRAQESITRLCPPSRCEQPVRPEQGLGVLVRESVGLLGRIASPVESRVDPEDSYREPTRAAVDLDAAEAVPADPRFRWDKLNDSQPARFTDFLAGLRPTDRPTLHFLHLLMPHSPWVYLPSGARYEAPEDLPNDGTGWVDLARRRHLAQLGYTDRLIGETLRTLRERGLYDQALLVVTADHGVSFTAGAQGRGMGAIEAEPGQVAGVPLFVKEPGQRAGRVDDRNWQHVDLLPTIADEVRIRIPWQVDGRSARQEPRAQAEKSFYDRPAQPVTIPGGVPKPPPEPAVHPLVGTTVGDRPTGTTVGDRPTEGTARVDRLAAFDAVDPDTGALPALVTGTVPASVPDGTLLAVAVNGRIGAVVPVVPPDLRGRRFAAFVTDDRFFRPGANRLDIYRVAADGALRRLALS; this comes from the coding sequence GTGGCTGAGCCGGTCGTCGCGGCTGAGCCGTCAGCGGTCGACGCACCCGCGTCGGCGCCCGCACCGGCCCGGTGGCGGGCCGAGCTGCGTCGCCTGCTGGAGGTGGTGGCCCTGGTCGGGCTGGTGGTCACCCAGCCGCTGCTGGACGTGCTGGGGCGCAGCCCGGACTTCTTCCTCTTCCACGGGGCCACCGCCGCCGACGTGGCGGCCCTGGTGGCCCTGATCGCCCTGCTGCCGACCGTCGCGGTGGCAGTGCTGGGCGGGGTGAGCCGGCTGGCCGGCCGGCGGGTCCGCGCGGCGGTGCACACCCTGCTGGTCGCCCTGCTGGTGGCCGCGCTGGCCGTCCAGGTCGGCCGGCACCTCACCGGGCTGCGGGGCGTACCGCTGCTGGCCGCCGCGGTCGGCGTGGGCATCCTTTGCGGGTACGTCCACCGCCGCTTCGCCGCACCGGGTCGGGTGCTGCGGGTGGCCGCGGTCGGGCCGCTGGTCTTCGTCACGCTCTTCGCGCTCGTCTCGCCCACCTCGGCGGTGCTGCTGCCGCGCGGCCCCGGCGGGGCGGCCGGGGTGGGTCACGGCACCGGACCCCGGCCACCGGTGGTGCTGCTGGTCCTGGACGAGTTCCCGCTGGTGTCGCTGCTCGGCCCGGACGGGCGGATCGACGCCGCCCGGTATCCGCACTTCGCCGAGCTGGCCCAGGGCTCGACCTGGTACCGCGCGGCCAGCGGGGTCAGCGGCTGGACGCCGTACGCGCTGCCGGCGATGCTCACCGGGCGGTACCCGGCCGAGCCGGTCGCGCCGCACTACTCGCAGTACCCGGACAACCTCTTCACCGCCCTCGGCGACTTCTACGACATCCGCGCCCAGGAGAGCATCACCCGGCTCTGCCCGCCCAGCCGGTGTGAGCAGCCGGTCCGTCCGGAGCAGGGGCTCGGGGTGCTGGTCCGGGAGAGCGTCGGGCTGCTCGGCCGGATCGCCTCCCCGGTGGAGAGCCGGGTCGACCCGGAGGACTCGTACCGGGAGCCGACCCGGGCCGCGGTCGACCTGGACGCGGCCGAGGCGGTGCCGGCGGACCCCCGGTTCCGCTGGGACAAGCTCAACGACAGCCAGCCGGCCCGGTTCACCGACTTCCTGGCCGGTCTGCGCCCCACCGACCGGCCAACCCTGCACTTCCTGCACCTGCTGATGCCGCACTCGCCGTGGGTGTACCTGCCGTCGGGCGCCCGCTACGAGGCACCCGAGGACCTGCCCAACGACGGCACGGGCTGGGTGGACCTGGCCCGGCGACGGCACCTGGCCCAGCTCGGCTACACCGACCGGCTGATCGGCGAGACGCTACGTACCCTGCGCGAGCGGGGACTCTACGACCAGGCTCTGCTGGTGGTCACCGCCGACCACGGGGTGAGTTTCACCGCCGGGGCGCAGGGCCGGGGGATGGGCGCGATCGAGGCCGAGCCGGGGCAGGTCGCCGGGGTGCCGCTGTTCGTCAAGGAACCCGGCCAGCGGGCCGGTCGGGTCGACGACCGCAACTGGCAGCACGTGGACCTGTTGCCGACCATCGCCGACGAGGTCCGGATCCGGATCCCCTGGCAGGTCGACGGCCGTTCTGCCCGGCAGGAGCCCCGCGCGCAGGCCGAGAAGAGCTTCTACGACCGCCCCGCCCAGCCGGTGACCATCCCCGGCGGCGTGCCGAAACCGCCACCCGAGCCGGCCGTCCACCCGCTGGTCGGCACCACCGTCGGCGACCGGCCGACCGGTACCACCGTCGGCGACCGGCCGACCGAGGGCACCGCCCGGGTGGACCGGTTGGCCGCCTTCGACGCGGTCGACCCGGACACCGGCGCGTTGCCGGCCCTGGTCACCGGGACCGTGCCCGCCTCGGTGCCGGACGGCACCCTGCTCGCGGTGGCCGTCAATGGCCGGATCGGCGCGGTCGTCCCGGTCGTGCCGCCGGACCTGCGGGGACGCCGGTTCGCCGCCTTCGTCACCGACGACCGGTTCTTCCGGCCCGGTGCCAACCGGCTGGACATCTACCGGGTGGCCGCGGACGGCGCGCTGCGCCGTCTCGCCCTGTCCTGA